A genomic segment from Methanolobus zinderi encodes:
- a CDS encoding glycine betaine ABC transporter substrate-binding protein, translating into MVILAIAVSGCTDTQDDTGEAEAAETSTTTEKVKIGVVQWDDSRAASAVFTQILDEGGYEYEIVSADLGGLYQATAQGDLDVLIHAWLPATQAPYWEKYGDDLNKAQVVASGAKCGLVVPEYVPIDTIDELKGNASKFDNQIGGIEPGAGIMQNTESCIADYDLEEYELYSSSTVGMTTELQDKIDNEEWVVVTLWRPHWSFARIDGLKFLEDSQGVYGESDDLIILTRTGFEEDNPEFYQLIQNFEMDLSDIESLMIAIDEGKTPDEAAAEWLAENPEKADEVLGTQ; encoded by the coding sequence ATGGTTATACTTGCCATAGCAGTTTCTGGTTGTACAGATACTCAGGATGATACCGGAGAAGCAGAAGCAGCAGAAACATCAACAACAACTGAAAAAGTGAAGATCGGAGTTGTCCAGTGGGACGACTCACGGGCAGCTTCTGCTGTTTTCACACAGATCCTCGATGAAGGAGGATACGAATATGAGATCGTAAGTGCAGATCTTGGTGGTCTCTACCAGGCTACTGCACAGGGTGACCTCGATGTGCTTATCCACGCATGGCTCCCTGCGACCCAGGCACCTTACTGGGAGAAATACGGAGATGATCTGAACAAGGCACAGGTCGTGGCATCAGGTGCAAAATGCGGACTCGTGGTCCCTGAATACGTACCCATCGACACCATCGATGAGCTTAAAGGCAATGCCAGCAAGTTCGACAACCAGATCGGCGGTATCGAGCCAGGAGCAGGTATAATGCAGAATACGGAAAGCTGCATTGCAGACTATGACCTTGAAGAATACGAACTCTATTCCAGCAGTACCGTAGGAATGACCACAGAACTTCAGGACAAGATCGACAACGAAGAATGGGTAGTAGTAACCCTCTGGAGACCACACTGGAGTTTTGCACGTATCGATGGTCTGAAATTCCTTGAAGACTCTCAGGGTGTTTACGGAGAAAGTGACGATCTGATCATTCTTACAAGGACCGGTTTTGAAGAGGATAACCCTGAATTCTACCAGCTTATCCAGAACTTCGAGATGGATCTTTCCGACATCGAATCACTGATGATCGCCATCGATGAAGGTAAGACACCGGATGAAGCTGCAGCTGAATGGCTTGCAGAAAACCCTGAAAAGGCAGATGAGGTACTTGGTACCCAGTGA
- a CDS encoding helix-turn-helix transcriptional regulator, which translates to MGKQLLDIIFSSEKRKRVLLLLQDGPKETNTLLRSLDTKRKSLLPQIKVLEDNNLVFHYKDTYELTSIGKVVVDKMSPLVDNIELFESDIDYWGTHRLDFVPAVLLKEMRQVKNCTILQPSLTELFELNRRFMEETYNSSHLCTVTTLFHPQFRDIYLKLVDSGVKISLIISDELFRKTKAEKYSDLKQIMNQKSVDIFVYNKPIKLASFSVNNHSLILRLLATEGQYDNRYLILEGQGAVNWGKEVFDYYLKESMPITEIQQA; encoded by the coding sequence ATGGGAAAACAATTGCTGGATATTATTTTTTCCTCAGAGAAGAGAAAGCGTGTCCTCTTATTATTGCAGGACGGACCAAAGGAAACAAATACCCTGCTCAGATCACTGGATACAAAAAGAAAATCTTTGCTTCCGCAGATTAAGGTTCTGGAAGATAATAACCTTGTTTTCCACTATAAAGATACTTATGAGCTAACCAGTATCGGTAAAGTTGTTGTCGATAAAATGAGTCCTCTGGTAGACAATATCGAGCTTTTTGAAAGTGATATTGATTACTGGGGTACACACAGGCTTGATTTCGTTCCAGCAGTTTTACTTAAGGAAATGAGACAGGTGAAAAACTGTACTATACTACAGCCGTCACTGACTGAATTATTCGAGCTTAATAGAAGATTCATGGAAGAAACATACAATTCAAGTCATCTATGTACAGTTACTACGCTATTCCATCCACAGTTCAGGGATATATATTTGAAATTAGTTGACTCAGGGGTAAAGATCTCACTGATCATTTCAGATGAGCTGTTCCGGAAGACTAAAGCAGAAAAGTACAGTGACCTCAAACAAATCATGAATCAAAAATCGGTAGATATCTTTGTTTACAATAAGCCGATAAAACTTGCCAGTTTTTCAGTGAATAATCATTCCCTGATCCTCCGATTGCTTGCTACTGAAGGCCAATATGATAATCGATATTTGATACTGGAAGGACAGGGTGCTGTCAACTGGGGAAAAGAAGTGTTTGATTATTATCTGAAGGAATCCATGCCTATTACTGAAATTCAGCAAGCATGA
- a CDS encoding formylglycine-generating enzyme family protein — protein sequence MTGKFSKQSSTMVDRIMDDSEEKQHKPAASVKNSLGMEFVLVPAGEIQVGLKGYEDRKMVHKVIVSKPFYLGKYLVTQKEWKNLMGTDPSCFEGDDRPVECVSWYDVQEFIAKLNKKEGNDKYRLPSAAEWEYACRAGTTTQYYFGDNESQLSKYAWYYENAGHKTHAVGLKEPNAWGLYDMHGNVWEWCRDRYHRRYKASQAAISLGTGFGSGLVLHGGSWVNYPGKCKSSYRSSFHPNYGYYSLGFRLFRSV from the coding sequence ATGACAGGAAAGTTTTCAAAGCAAAGCTCAACTATGGTCGATAGAATAATGGATGACTCAGAGGAAAAACAGCACAAGCCTGCTGCATCTGTAAAGAATTCCCTTGGCATGGAATTTGTACTTGTACCTGCAGGTGAGATTCAGGTGGGTTTGAAGGGATATGAAGACAGAAAAATGGTTCATAAGGTGATAGTCTCAAAACCATTCTATCTGGGAAAATATTTAGTAACACAGAAAGAGTGGAAAAATTTGATGGGTACCGATCCCTCGTGTTTTGAAGGAGATGACAGACCCGTAGAATGTGTTTCCTGGTATGATGTGCAGGAGTTTATAGCGAAACTGAACAAAAAAGAAGGAAACGATAAGTACCGTCTCCCATCCGCTGCTGAATGGGAATATGCCTGTAGGGCTGGTACTACAACACAATATTATTTTGGAGATAATGAATCACAATTAAGCAAATATGCCTGGTACTATGAGAATGCAGGACATAAGACGCATGCTGTGGGTCTGAAGGAACCGAATGCCTGGGGACTGTACGATATGCATGGCAATGTATGGGAATGGTGTCGTGACAGGTATCATAGAAGATACAAAGCTTCTCAGGCTGCTATTTCTCTGGGAACGGGATTTGGCTCGGGGCTGGTACTGCATGGAGGAAGCTGGGTCAATTATCCCGGTAAATGCAAGTCGTCCTATCGCAGCAGTTTCCACCCGAACTATGGATATTATTCCCTTGGTTTTCGTCTTTTCAGATCAGTGTAA
- a CDS encoding DUF2023 family protein — protein MNNINEEILRTHHHGNMKVLRHHVYEYQKGIRHLVLHTSSVNFEKEIVKLLEKKNVDYFIQRFSDQKINVFFGDRKCISVLKRIGQKNLSEFTDEEDFMLGIMLGYDTLKQCERYLKRKNTNLAAEAVA, from the coding sequence TTGAACAATATTAATGAAGAGATATTGCGGACACATCATCATGGCAATATGAAGGTGTTACGACACCACGTTTACGAATACCAGAAAGGTATAAGGCATCTTGTCCTGCATACATCCAGTGTTAATTTTGAAAAAGAGATAGTAAAGTTGCTTGAAAAAAAGAATGTGGATTATTTCATTCAGCGATTTTCAGATCAAAAGATAAACGTATTCTTTGGGGACAGGAAGTGCATAAGCGTTCTCAAAAGAATCGGCCAGAAAAACCTTTCTGAATTTACAGATGAAGAAGATTTCATGCTGGGAATAATGCTTGGTTATGATACGTTGAAACAATGTGAACGATATCTCAAAAGAAAGAATACCAATCTGGCTGCCGAAGCAGTTGCATAA
- a CDS encoding class I SAM-dependent methyltransferase, translated as MELGCGTGLNFPLLQEKIGNEGKIIGVDITDKMLKKARERVRKNNWNNVEFFHGDVARYNIPDGVDAVFSTFALTLSPDYDMVIRNCSESLKKGGRIAILDFRMPGGYVRYLAPLMILLTKPFGVRKDLRHRHPWESVEMYFQRSSLSEMYWGFVYLSVGIKD; from the coding sequence GTGGAACTGGGTTGTGGTACGGGTCTGAACTTTCCATTGCTTCAGGAAAAGATCGGGAACGAGGGAAAGATCATAGGAGTGGACATAACTGACAAAATGCTGAAAAAAGCCCGGGAGCGTGTCAGGAAGAATAACTGGAACAATGTTGAGTTCTTTCACGGTGATGTTGCCCGATACAATATACCGGATGGTGTCGATGCGGTCTTCTCAACATTTGCATTGACACTGTCTCCTGACTATGACATGGTGATCAGAAATTGCAGTGAATCTCTGAAAAAGGGTGGCAGAATTGCAATTCTTGATTTCAGAATGCCGGGGGGTTATGTGAGATATCTCGCACCCCTGATGATATTGCTAACAAAGCCTTTTGGTGTCAGGAAAGACCTCAGACACAGACATCCGTGGGAATCTGTTGAGATGTATTTCCAGAGATCGTCTCTGAGTGAAATGTACTGGGGATTTGTTTACTTATCAGTTGGAATAAAAGACTGA
- a CDS encoding DUF427 domain-containing protein produces the protein MVRLKWEIKLNGTQLGKTNDFVMIDGTKYFNRDYLNMQYLKENDHHTKDEKGQINYYDIVIGDKVCKNGAWYYTDYKTHARDFSNFVAFRKDVELSV, from the coding sequence ATGGTAAGATTAAAATGGGAAATTAAATTAAACGGTACACAACTTGGAAAAACAAATGATTTCGTAATGATTGATGGAACCAAGTATTTCAACCGTGATTATCTGAATATGCAATATTTAAAAGAAAACGACCATCATACTAAAGATGAAAAAGGACAGATCAACTATTATGATATTGTAATTGGTGATAAAGTCTGTAAAAATGGGGCATGGTATTATACTGATTACAAAACCCATGCAAGAGATTTTAGCAACTTTGTCGCTTTTAGGAAAGATGTGGAATTATCTGTTTGA
- a CDS encoding (2Fe-2S) ferredoxin domain-containing protein — MQKPENHIFICGSTRLNGKVQGACQNKDSHDLVQMFTEEVMDRDLEGEIMVTWTGCVGICEKGPIVMIYPQQTWYGEVTEDDIDEILDAVEEGSVVERLVIS, encoded by the coding sequence ATGCAAAAACCAGAAAATCATATCTTTATTTGTGGAAGCACAAGACTAAATGGAAAGGTACAGGGCGCGTGCCAGAACAAGGACTCACATGATTTGGTACAGATGTTTACCGAGGAAGTAATGGACAGGGATCTGGAAGGTGAAATAATGGTTACCTGGACCGGGTGTGTTGGTATTTGTGAGAAGGGACCGATAGTAATGATCTACCCACAACAGACATGGTATGGCGAGGTAACTGAAGATGATATCGATGAGATACTTGATGCAGTGGAGGAAGGTTCAGTCGTAGAAAGATTAGTAATATCCTAA